The Elgaria multicarinata webbii isolate HBS135686 ecotype San Diego chromosome 11, rElgMul1.1.pri, whole genome shotgun sequence genome segment actgacaactgttggggcccatgacatgtaacatataccactttcatgccactttcaaagtgttataatccttggtgtagatgtgtcatcaGCCCCAACAGctgacagtgcacttcagtaccactataaagcaatagcgtaggtcctgcagtgcacttcaatactgctatagagcaatagtgtggctcctgccttttctatactgctttcataccactttcatagtggaatatcctgcttggtgtagatgagcccctagaggAAGTGCTAAAGTGAGCAGaactgctcatttctggaaggaggcaaacAGGTTTAGCAGTGGATTTACATTCAGAATGACGGTATTAGTGCTTGTACTGCTGGTGCTGCCTCCCATGACATGCAAACCTCAAATAGCAAAATGCACTATTGGTGATCCTCTCCCTATTCTTCACAGTTACTTTCAACCAGGTGACCTGGTAATTGGAGGCATAACTTCTCTTGCCGTCATGCCTGGAGAAGTAGAAAGCTTCAGTGAAGACCCTCATCATTCACTTATTGGAGAATCACTGTAAgaattttctgtctttctttccatgCTGTATGTCAGTCCAGAAGTGGTGATTTCCATCTGGAGTGTAAATAAGATCATGCTTATGAAATCCCATTTCCTTCCCTTCCGTTTCTGAAGGGAACTGCTTATCTATAATCCCTAGTATTGAGGAAGGATTTAAAACAACTGTGTAATAAATGTAAGTGCAGAAGATTCTGTCCAGACAGAAGTCCTATACATGTGTGGGGATCAGAATATTAATTGCCAAGTTTGGCTATCTTgaaacagtgaacaataaaaaaaatagactTAGGAATGACAatgttcaattaaaaaacaagaacTCTTTCCCACAATAAATCAGTGAAATACCTGCAATTTTCTTTCAGGAATGCTTCTATGATGTATTCAGTATGGTCTTCTTATGAAAATCTCTATTTGACATTTTCATATCCTGTTCAATTTTCTGCTTAAATAGTTTCCCTGCCACAAAGTTGCTATTATGGGCAGTATTCAATTGGGCTCTGCTGCTTCCAGGCGCAACCTACCCCTTCAAGAAACTAGTCTTTctactgttttttttttgggggggggcattgttcCGGAACTGCTACGCTGTGGTCAATTGGATCCTGGTCTAGGAAGCCCATGTGATTAAAAAGCATATTATTAAAACTGCATTGCAGCTGTTATTTTTAATAAGAAAGAAATATGCACATCTTAcaatttagtcagaaaaaagctttgaattGTGATTTGAAGGAATGGGTATCTTTAATATGGTTTTAGACATAGTGACAATTTCAGCTACCATCTTTAACCAGAATGGAGGCAAATCAAATTTGTGAAGATTTACTGCTTCAGTACCATTTGATTGAGTTCAACCAAACTTCACATCATGATTTAACACTGCAGCAAGCAGATTTTAACCAAACAACATTAAtattttccatgtttttaaaatataaaaggtgTACCTTTAATATatcgtttttgtttgtttttaaagaaaatccccTCTTAGCATTAAAAGCTGAACCATTATGTCATAGATAAAAGCTACAGCCATACTATGTGCTCCAGTCTTTATGATGCAACAGCAGGTTTgcatgcttttattattattttattttattttgctgtaaCAGAATAGGATGGCAAGCCATCTTTGTAATAGGTAAACTGAAATATCTTAAGTAATGACATCTATATGTCATTAATCTTCAGCCTTCTTAATTAACACTAAATAAGCCCCTCCCTATATACACAGTCCATAGCTAAGGGTCTTTGCTGCAacacaaccaagaaaaacaagcaattcttcTACTCAAAATAAATTCTATGTCTGTCCAAAACTATTAAATCCAACATTAATCAATTAATCGAGTTCAGCTCTGTCAATATGGCAACCCCAAATATATTTCAATGATACGATGCATTAGGTGACAGAAAACAACttaggacacatctacaccaagcaggatataacactatgaaagtggtatgaaagcggtagatggtctgtgtcaatgggccccagcagttgtcagtgcacttcagtactgctataaagcagctgtgtggctcctgcctttcatatactgctttcatagcagaatatcctgcttggtgtagatgagccctgagttgcATTGATTTTGCATTCTCATTGCAGTGTCCTGACAAAAAACTACCAGCATATCTTGGCCTTGATATTTGCTCTGAAGGAGATCAATGAAAACCACCAGATCTTACCCAATGTTACGATGGGTTTCAACATCTATGACAGCTATGGTGGAAGATGGAACTATCATGCCACAATGGAAGTTCTCAGTACTCAGAAAAGATTTATCCCCAACTACACCTGTGGCATTCATAACAACATGAGGTCTATCATCGGGGGGCTTTACTCTGAAACCTCCCTTGATGTGGCAAATACGTTATTGATGTACAAAGTTCCACAGGTAGGATGTGCTAGTGTGGCATGGGGTTTTAATAAATTGTATATTTCCCATTAAATAGAAGTAGAAAACTTCCTTCCTATCTCTAGACAGCATAGGAGTATGGAGTGGTTTAGCTGATAGGCATTGAGAGAACTGCATTTTGAGATAGCTTCAAATTCAGGGAGATGTTGTCTTAACTGAAATAgaacaaggggctcatctacactaagcaggatatctCACTATGAacatggtatgaaagtgatatgtgttatgtgtcatgggccccaacagttgtcagtgcacttcaataccgccaaaGATATCACCCCTAACACCAGTGGTGATGATGGGGAATTTCCcatagaatttgaaggaagaaTTAGAAAAAGCTTTAAgggaaaagggaataaataaattaaaagattggatgaaggaaatggatagagacaaaataaaagagttagtaagagagaagagaaatgcttGGATGGAGGCACcacaattagaacaatggacaaaaaagtggaaagaggaaaatatagagTGTAGAGAGTGTACAGAAATGGAAAGTTTGAttttacaaagagaaaacaaaaatggaaagctTGTTGGTAGGGGTATAATGAGTGTGGTGTATAAGATACTAAGGAgcatggaaaaacaacaagaacatattAAAATGATATGGGACCAAAATATGGTAGGACAGTTAAGTGGTCAAGAGTGGGGGAAGATATGGAGTCAATGTATATTAAAGAGTATGtcgacaagaaaaaaaaaagaaaattactacaaattagtatggaggtggtatttaactccagtAAGAATATACCAGATAGATAAGAAATATCCAGTAagttgttggagagggtgtcaggaaatatgtggtgggattgtaaaaatattcagaagttttggcaaatggtatttagagaaataaatgaaataacggGATGGAAGGTAGAAATAGGCCAAAAgacagcattgttatcaatatatgaaggggtccaatgtacacaaaatagtaaagaattaataactaatttactaacagcagctaTACTGATAATTGCTAGGAATTTGGAAGAACAAAgggaatataaaatagaagaatagtataaagaagtctgggatattgctattaatgataggctaacggggtgtatgaaagttaagaaaggaatattaaagcgaaatgattttgaggagatttggaaaccatttgttaaatttgtattaggaaaagagaaagggtgtaaaccgtcactagatgtgttacaattttggagtggagaataatggtcccagggaGTGGGTTGcacttattattatcatttttattatggttattattattaataataatattatggttattactattattattagattattgtattaagcagtttttttctttgttctttattgtttattattgtagGGTAATGAGTTGATGTGTTGTGAttattgcaatatatatatatatatatatatatatatatatatatatatatattactataaagcaatagtgtggctcctgccttttatactgctttcatagcggaatatcctgcttggtgtagatgagcccaaaatcTCTGAAATGGGAGAATTTCTCATTTAGGACTCCTCAAGATGCAAATTTATTATAACCATTAATTTAGTATTACAAAGGCTTAAAAATTAAATTCTTAAATATATGTTTTGATGTTGAACTCTTCAAAGTATTTTCATAAATTGAATCTTGGCtatatacatattataaaatgttctctctgtgtgtgtgtgtgtgtgtgtggtgtgtgtgtgtgtgtgtgtgtgtgtgtgtgtgtgtgtgtgtataaaaatatATGTGTCAAGAAATATTAGCActcatatgtttcattttacaacactttctttctttctttctccaccccaaTCTCTCatccaatttcatttttaaaagttagcATATGGTTCTCCTCCAGAAATGAATAATCAAAATGAAAAACTTCCCTTCTATCAGATGGTCCCACATGAAGCCTACCAATACAGGGGGATCGTTCAGCTACTTTTGCACTTCAAATGGACATGGGTTGGTATCCTTATCAAGGAAAATGATGGAGGAAGATTTGTGAGGTTGATCTTTTCAACATTTCATTTTCATGGCATCTGTGTTGCCTTCTTAGAAAGAATCAAACCATTTTATTTCAGTAACCTTTTTGATGACTTACATTGGCTGATAGGAACATATTATGTTTCCATGAAGAGCAATGCCAATGTGGTGATAGTCTATGACAGCAATATTTTGCATTTGAGGTTGTTGCTACATCTGCCCAAAATGGAGATGGTGTCTATGGAGCCTGAAGGTAAAGTATGGATCATTATAACCCAGATGGAACCAGCATCATTCTTCTATCAAAAGAGTTGGGATATACAAGTCATCCATGGTGCTCTTTCCTTTGCAGTTCACGCAAATGAAGTACCAGGATTCAGATATTTTCTCCAAACTAGAAACCATTTTTTAACAAAAGAAGATGGTTTCATAAGGGACTTCTGGGAGCAGGCATTTAACTGTGCATTTCCTAATCCATTTGATAGCGAGAAAGCTGATGGCAcctgcactggggaggagaagctggagcGTCTTCCTGGGGctttttttgaaatgagcatgactggccacagctacaatATATATAATGCAGTCTATGCAGTAGCTCATGCTTTACATGCCATTCAGCAAGGCCAACTCAACCAGAGAACAATGGTGAATGAAGGTAGACTGAATCTTCAGGAtcaacagccatggcaggtaataTCCTCAGGATGCAAATATAGGACAACACACATATAGACAACACACACAGAAGAAGAGGTGTCATGGAGAATGCTATCTCATTACCAGTATTGAAATAAAATTCTACTGACAGTCTATtcagcttctgtatgtgaaaTGAGGGAATGagtgccatcttgccctttgaTTGAGGGCCtttctagacctacctgttaatccggtggggagtaggagtgagcccgcactgcagctagtgcgggctgttgccccagtctacatgtgaca includes the following:
- the LOC134405529 gene encoding vomeronasal type-2 receptor 26-like; its protein translation is MPGEVESFSEDPHHSLIGESLVLTKNYQHILALIFALKEINENHQILPNVTMGFNIYDSYGGRWNYHATMEVLSTQKRFIPNYTCGIHNNMRSIIGGLYSETSLDVANTLLMYKVPQMVPHEAYQYRGIVQLLLHFKWTWVGILIKENDGGRFVRLIFSTFHFHGICVAFLERIKPFYFSNLFDDLHWLIGTYYVSMKSNANVVIVYDSNILHLRLLLHLPKMEMVSMEPEGKVWIIITQMEPASFFYQKSWDIQVIHGALSFAVHANEVPGFRYFLQTRNHFLTKEDGFIRDFWEQAFNCAFPNPFDSEKADGTCTGEEKLERLPGAFFEMSMTGHSYNIYNAVYAVAHALHAIQQGQLNQRTMVNEGRLNLQDQQPWQALPLSLCTERCHPGYFTQKQEDKQICCYDCLSCPKGKISSQYDIDDCFACPEDQYPNKEQDSCISKIATFLSYEEHLGISLATLALSLSFLTILVLGTFLKNHNTPIVKANNWDLTYTLLISLLLCFLCSLLFIGPPGKIICLLRQISFGIIFTVAVSCVLAKTIIVVLAFMATKPGSKFRKWVGKGLANSIALSCSLIQACICIVWFAIFPPFPDADMHSVAEEIVLGCNEGSANMFYCVLGYMGFLAITCFTAAFFARKLPDSFNEAKFITFSMLVFCSVWVSFVPTYLSSKGKYMVVVEILSILASSAGLLSCIFFPKCYIIVLRPELNTKKELIRNKKNIE